GATTCTAAAAAGGGCGAAAAACCTCGGTATCAGAGCGTGAGAAACCGAGGCCGAGCTATGTCGCACAGAGGGCTACTATTTGTCGTGCGGAATGTGGGTTATTAGTCGATCTGACGGCGGAATTTCCCGAACCGAAAGCGGTACGCGCGGGCAAAACCTATCTCTGCGTTCCCACTTTAGATGCGGGTTGCCTACCTGTTTCTGTTTTGCGAGAGCTTGCTGCGACAATTTCTACCTGGCAGGGGAAAACTTATATTCACTGTGCGGCGGGATACGGACGCTCTGCAACTGTGGCAGCAGCGGTGTTAATCTTGCGAGGCTGGGATAAGGAAAACGTTGAAGCGTATTTGCAATCTGTTCGTCCGGGAGTCGCGCTGAATGCGACTCAACGAAGGGCGATCGCGCGATTTTAGCAATACATTATTCATAGTTTATAACTCATAATTTAGATGATTCGTTACCCGCCACTCATCTTAACTTTATACCCTAGTTTCGTTAACAACTCGACTAATTTCTGTTTGTGTTCTCCCTGAAGTTCCAGCATATTATCTTTAGCCGTTCCTCCCGTTCCACATTGAGTTTTAAGCTGTTTGAGCAATTGGTTTAAGGTTTCGGGCGTGCATTGAAATCCAGTGACTTCGGTAACAGTTTTCCCTTTACGCCCTTTACGGGAGGCTTGAACCCGCAGTTGTTGCTGTTGGGGCGGCAGTTCGGGAACGGCTCGCGCGATCGCAGCTTCATTCTCAACGTTGCCAAATTCTTGATAAACAATCCGTTTTTTGGAAGCAGACATTTGGGAAATTAAAAATTAAAAATTTACAACCCTCAATTATTCATTATTCACTATTCACTATTCATTATTAAAACACGATCGCGCACCCATCGGCTCGCGATTCCGTGGCAGCCACCAAAGCCTTGCCCCAACGCAAAATCATCTGACCCTTACCAAATTCGCTAACATTCGCGGTAATACCGACATTATGCCCGCGTTCGGCTAAAGCGGAGGCTAGTTGTCCGGGGACGCGAGATTCGAGCAACACGCGATCGCGCGTCAAAAAACGCCATCTGGGAGCATCGAGCGCGGCTTGCGGGTTAAGCCCGTAATCCACCAAATTCACCGCCATTTGTAAATGCCCTTGGGGCTGCATCTGTCCTCCCATTACGCCAAACGGTCCGAGCGGTTCGCCGTCTTGGGTCAGGAAACCGGGAATAATGGTATGAAAAGGGCGCTTTCCCGGCGCGTACTGATTCGGATGTCCCGCCGCGAGCGTAAACCCAGAAGCACGATTTTGTAAGGCAAT
This is a stretch of genomic DNA from Oscillatoria sp. FACHB-1406. It encodes these proteins:
- a CDS encoding translation initiation factor, whose translation is MSASKKRIVYQEFGNVENEAAIARAVPELPPQQQQLRVQASRKGRKGKTVTEVTGFQCTPETLNQLLKQLKTQCGTGGTAKDNMLELQGEHKQKLVELLTKLGYKVKMSGG